The following coding sequences lie in one Aythya fuligula isolate bAytFul2 chromosome 17, bAytFul2.pri, whole genome shotgun sequence genomic window:
- the RNF34 gene encoding E3 ubiquitin-protein ligase RNF34: MKAGATSMWASCCGLLNEVMGTGAVRGQQSGFAGGAGPFRFAPNTDFSAYPSPAAAGANIVCKACGLSFSVFRKKHVCCDCKKDFCSVCSVSQENLRRCSTCHLLQETAFQRPQLMRLKVKDLRQYLILRNIPTDTCREKEDLVDLVLCHHGLGPGEDTDAGSLRSSRSQTSGFFTHPFSMSVSVSSQGELANRRGSTGNGTPLRGQTETSSINNEEEESAEEQTPGLSRKRARASLSDISSLEDIEGLTVRQLKEILACNFVNYSGCCEKWELVEKVSRLYRESEENHKTQGEKMQLNDNDDNLCRICMDAVIDCVLLECGHMVTCTKCGKRMSECPICRQYVVRAVHVFKS, encoded by the exons GCGGGAGCTACTTCCATGTGGGCTTCCTGCTGTGGATTGCTGAATGAAGTCATGGGTACTGGAGCTGTCCGTGGCCAACAGTCTGGCTTTGCGGGAGGCGCTGGCCCCTTCAGGTTTGCACCAAATACAGACTTCTCGGCATACCcgtctccagctgcagcaggtgctAACATAGTTTGCAAAGCCTGTGGACTTTCCTTCTCagtttttaggaaaaaa CATGTGTGTTGTGACTGCAAGAAGGATTTTTGCTCGGTTTGTTCAGTCTCGCAAGAGAATCTCAGAAGGTGTTCTACTTGTCACTTGCTGCAAGAAACAGCGTTTCAGCGACCTCAGTTAATGCGACTCAAAGTAAAGGATCTGCGTCAGTACCTTATTCTCAGAAACATACCCACAGATACgtgcagagagaaagaagacttGGTGGATCTTGTGCTGTGCCATCATGGGTTAGGTCCTGGGGAGGATACGGACGCTGGTAGCTTGCGCTCATCACGATCACAGACTTCTGGGTTTTTTACTCATCCATTTTCTATGTCTGTATCGGTGTCTTCTCAAGGAGAACTTGCAAACAGAAGGGGAAGCACAGGAAATGGAACACCTTTACGG GGACAAACTGAAACATCTTCTATAAATAACGAAGAAGAAGAAAGTGCTGAGGAGCAG ACTCCTGGGTTGTCCAGAAAACGAGCAAGGGCATCTTTGTCTGATATTTCAAGTCTGGAAGACATTGAAGGCTTGACTGTTCGGCAGTTGAAGGAAATACTCGCGTGTAACTTTGTCAACTACTCAGGATGCTGTGAGAAATGGGAACTTGTGGAAAAAGTGAGCAGGCTATACAGAGAGAGCGAGGAAAACCACAAGACAC AGGGTGAGAAGATGCAGCTGAACGATAATGACGACAACTTGTGCCGGATCTGCATGGATGCAGTGATCGACTGCGTCCTGCTGGAGTGTGGCCACATGGTCACATGCACAAAGTGCGGCAAGAGAATGAGCGAGTGCCCCATCTGCCGACAGTACGTTGTGCGGGCTGTGCATGTGTTCAAATCATAA